From one Physeter macrocephalus isolate SW-GA chromosome 18, ASM283717v5, whole genome shotgun sequence genomic stretch:
- the AZI2 gene encoding 5-azacytidine-induced protein 2 isoform X2, with protein sequence MDALVEDDICILNHEKAHRRDTVTPVSIYSGDESVASHFVLVTAYEDIKKRLKDSEKENSFLKKRIRVLEEKLIGARKDEETSSVGREQVNKAYHAYREVCIDRDNLKSKLDKMNKDNSESLKVLNEQLQSKEVELLQLRTEVETQQVIRNLNPPSSNWEVEKLSCDLKIHGLEQELELMRKECRDLKIELQKAKHTVVLEDKFAFSLIHLSQITETDLKVEETLEITCFIADEIESERLRNLRVEVSISGRQSEEQRSPKTKHFK encoded by the exons ATGGATGCACTGGTAGAAGATGATATCTGCATTCTGAATCATGAAAAAGCCCATAGGAGAGATACAGTGACTCCAGTCTCAATATATTCAGGAGATGAATCTGTTGCTTCACATTTTGTCCTTGTCACTGCATATGAAGACATCAAAAAACGACTTAAGGattcagagaaagagaactctttcttaaaaaaaagaataagagtttTGGAAGAAAAG CTTATAGGAGCTCGAAAGGATGAAGAAACAAGTTCTGTGGGACGAGAACAAGTGAATAAGGCCTATCATGCATATCGAGAGGTTTGCATTGACAGAGATAATTTGAAGAGCAAATTGGATAAAATG AATAAAGACAACTCTGAATCTTTGAAAGTATTGAATGAACAGCTACAATCTAAAGAAGTAGAACTCCTCCAGCTGAGGACAGAGGTGGAAACTCAGCAGG TGATAAGAAATTTAAATCCACCGTCATCCAACTGGGAGGTGGAAAAGTTGAGCTGTGACCTGAAGATCCATGGTTTGGAACAAGAACTGGAACTGATGAGGAAAGAATGTAGAGATCTCAAAATAGAGCTACAAAAAGCCAAACACACG GTGGTGCTAGAGGATAAATTTGCTTTTAGTTTAATTCATCTTTCACAAATCACAGAAACAGACTTGAAGGTAGAAGAAACTTTAGAAATCACTTGTTTTATTGCTGATGAAATTGAATCTGAGAGACTAAGAAACTTAAGAGTTGAAG tATCCATCTCAGGAAGACAATCTGAAGAGCAGAGATCTCCAAAGACTAAGCATTTCAAG TGA
- the AZI2 gene encoding 5-azacytidine-induced protein 2 isoform X3 yields the protein MDALVEDDICILNHEKAHRRDTVTPVSIYSGDESVASHFVLVTAYEDIKKRLKDSEKENSFLKKRIRVLEEKLIGARKDEETSSVGREQVNKAYHAYREVCIDRDNLKSKLDKMNKDNSESLKVLNEQLQSKEVELLQLRTEVETQQVIRNLNPPSSNWEVEKLSCDLKIHGLEQELELMRKECRDLKIELQKAKQTYPSQEDNLKSRDLQRLSISSDNMQSAYWELKREMSNLHLVTQVQAELLRKLKTPTTIKKACAPAGCMEDLGKDSTKLHLTNFTATYKRQAPLSPNGKTLCHATSSPLPGDAKVLSEKAALQSWTDHERSIPHDGTNFQEHNSYGRNSLEDNSWVFPSPPKSSETTFGETKNKPLPLPNLPPLHYLDQQNQNCHYKN from the exons ATGGATGCACTGGTAGAAGATGATATCTGCATTCTGAATCATGAAAAAGCCCATAGGAGAGATACAGTGACTCCAGTCTCAATATATTCAGGAGATGAATCTGTTGCTTCACATTTTGTCCTTGTCACTGCATATGAAGACATCAAAAAACGACTTAAGGattcagagaaagagaactctttcttaaaaaaaagaataagagtttTGGAAGAAAAG CTTATAGGAGCTCGAAAGGATGAAGAAACAAGTTCTGTGGGACGAGAACAAGTGAATAAGGCCTATCATGCATATCGAGAGGTTTGCATTGACAGAGATAATTTGAAGAGCAAATTGGATAAAATG AATAAAGACAACTCTGAATCTTTGAAAGTATTGAATGAACAGCTACAATCTAAAGAAGTAGAACTCCTCCAGCTGAGGACAGAGGTGGAAACTCAGCAGG TGATAAGAAATTTAAATCCACCGTCATCCAACTGGGAG GTGGAAAAGTTGAGCTGTGACCTGAAGATCCATGGTTTGGAACAAGAACTGGAACTGATGAGGAAAGAATGTAGagatctaaaaatagagctacaaaaagccaaacaaacatATCCATCTCAGGAAGACAATCTGAAGAGCAGAGATCTCCAAAGACTAAGCATTTCAAG TGATAATATGCAAAGTGCATACTGGGAACTGAAGAGAGAAATGTCTAATTTACATCTGGTGACTCAAGTACAAGCTGAACTGCTAAGAAAGCTGAAAACCCCAACTACAATCAAGAAAG CTTGTGCCCCAGCAGGATGCATGGAAGACCTTGGGAAAGACAGCACAAAACTGCACTTAACGAATTTTACTGCAACGTACAAAAGACAGGCCCCTCTCTCACCAAACGGCAAAACTCTTTGTCATGCCACGTCTTCCCCTTTACCAGGAGATGCAAAGGTTTTATCAGAGAAAGCAGCTCTCCAGTCATGGACAGATCATGAGCGATCGATTCCTCATGATGGCACAAACTTTCAGGAACACAATTCTTATGGCAGAAATTCTCTGGAAGATAATTCTTGGGTATTCCCAAGCCCTCCTAAATCAAGTGAGACAACGTTTggggaaactaaaaataaacctttgcCTTTACCCAACCTGCCACCACTGCATTACTTGGATCAACAGAATCAAAACTgccattataaaaattaa
- the AZI2 gene encoding 5-azacytidine-induced protein 2 isoform X1, producing the protein MDALVEDDICILNHEKAHRRDTVTPVSIYSGDESVASHFVLVTAYEDIKKRLKDSEKENSFLKKRIRVLEEKLIGARKDEETSSVGREQVNKAYHAYREVCIDRDNLKSKLDKMNKDNSESLKVLNEQLQSKEVELLQLRTEVETQQVIRNLNPPSSNWEVEKLSCDLKIHGLEQELELMRKECRDLKIELQKAKHTVVLEDKFAFSLIHLSQITETDLKVEETLEITCFIADEIESERLRNLRVEGEYPSQEDNLKSRDLQRLSISSDNMQSAYWELKREMSNLHLVTQVQAELLRKLKTPTTIKKACAPAGCMEDLGKDSTKLHLTNFTATYKRQAPLSPNGKTLCHATSSPLPGDAKVLSEKAALQSWTDHERSIPHDGTNFQEHNSYGRNSLEDNSWVFPSPPKSSETTFGETKNKPLPLPNLPPLHYLDQQNQNCHYKN; encoded by the exons ATGGATGCACTGGTAGAAGATGATATCTGCATTCTGAATCATGAAAAAGCCCATAGGAGAGATACAGTGACTCCAGTCTCAATATATTCAGGAGATGAATCTGTTGCTTCACATTTTGTCCTTGTCACTGCATATGAAGACATCAAAAAACGACTTAAGGattcagagaaagagaactctttcttaaaaaaaagaataagagtttTGGAAGAAAAG CTTATAGGAGCTCGAAAGGATGAAGAAACAAGTTCTGTGGGACGAGAACAAGTGAATAAGGCCTATCATGCATATCGAGAGGTTTGCATTGACAGAGATAATTTGAAGAGCAAATTGGATAAAATG AATAAAGACAACTCTGAATCTTTGAAAGTATTGAATGAACAGCTACAATCTAAAGAAGTAGAACTCCTCCAGCTGAGGACAGAGGTGGAAACTCAGCAGG TGATAAGAAATTTAAATCCACCGTCATCCAACTGGGAGGTGGAAAAGTTGAGCTGTGACCTGAAGATCCATGGTTTGGAACAAGAACTGGAACTGATGAGGAAAGAATGTAGAGATCTCAAAATAGAGCTACAAAAAGCCAAACACACG GTGGTGCTAGAGGATAAATTTGCTTTTAGTTTAATTCATCTTTCACAAATCACAGAAACAGACTTGAAGGTAGAAGAAACTTTAGAAATCACTTGTTTTATTGCTGATGAAATTGAATCTGAGAGACTAAGAAACTTAAGAGTTGAAGGTGAG tATCCATCTCAGGAAGACAATCTGAAGAGCAGAGATCTCCAAAGACTAAGCATTTCAAG TGATAATATGCAAAGTGCATACTGGGAACTGAAGAGAGAAATGTCTAATTTACATCTGGTGACTCAAGTACAAGCTGAACTGCTAAGAAAGCTGAAAACCCCAACTACAATCAAGAAAG CTTGTGCCCCAGCAGGATGCATGGAAGACCTTGGGAAAGACAGCACAAAACTGCACTTAACGAATTTTACTGCAACGTACAAAAGACAGGCCCCTCTCTCACCAAACGGCAAAACTCTTTGTCATGCCACGTCTTCCCCTTTACCAGGAGATGCAAAGGTTTTATCAGAGAAAGCAGCTCTCCAGTCATGGACAGATCATGAGCGATCGATTCCTCATGATGGCACAAACTTTCAGGAACACAATTCTTATGGCAGAAATTCTCTGGAAGATAATTCTTGGGTATTCCCAAGCCCTCCTAAATCAAGTGAGACAACGTTTggggaaactaaaaataaacctttgcCTTTACCCAACCTGCCACCACTGCATTACTTGGATCAACAGAATCAAAACTgccattataaaaattaa